One window of the Marinilactibacillus sp. Marseille-P9653 genome contains the following:
- the rlmD gene encoding 23S rRNA (uracil(1939)-C(5))-methyltransferase RlmD — protein MNKKKFTAPVLKNKDYTATVEDLTHEGFGVVKIDNFPVFVEGALPEEEVTFKVVKIGKKFAFGKLMEVLTSSPDRVEILDKVYAQTGTMPLQHLSYDAQLRFKKDQVVRVFERIAKLPEVPIADVIGMDEPYGYRNKAQIPVRKIDGKMETGFFRKNSHDLIPLEDFVIQDPKIDEAVVTVRDILKRFHIKPYDEINHKGDIRHILVRRGHYTGELMVVLVTRTSDLSRENEIIEAIKEKLPELVSLIQNINPDKTNVILGRDHRVLYGEDGYHDTLLGDTYFISHESFYQINPVQTQILYQTAIDFAELTGEETVIDAYCGIGTLTLGLAKKAKHVYGLEIVNTAIKNANRNVQVNDVENVSFKVGAAEELMVEWNNRNDSVDVLVVDPPRKGLAKEFVDAVLVMKPKKMVYVSCNPATLARDLKLLHEGGYEIVQAQPVDLFPQTHHIETVVQLRRK, from the coding sequence TTGAATAAAAAGAAATTTACAGCACCTGTATTAAAGAACAAAGATTACACAGCAACGGTTGAAGATCTGACACACGAGGGATTTGGCGTAGTTAAAATCGATAATTTCCCTGTGTTTGTAGAAGGCGCTTTGCCGGAAGAAGAAGTGACATTCAAAGTCGTAAAAATTGGTAAGAAATTTGCCTTTGGTAAATTAATGGAAGTCTTGACTTCTAGCCCAGACCGCGTTGAAATTTTGGACAAAGTTTATGCTCAGACAGGTACTATGCCACTACAACACTTATCTTATGATGCACAACTTAGATTCAAAAAAGATCAAGTCGTTCGCGTATTTGAACGAATTGCTAAATTACCAGAAGTTCCAATAGCAGACGTTATCGGTATGGATGAGCCTTATGGTTACAGAAATAAAGCGCAGATTCCAGTTCGTAAAATTGATGGGAAAATGGAAACAGGGTTTTTCAGAAAAAATAGTCATGACCTGATTCCATTAGAAGATTTTGTGATTCAAGATCCTAAAATCGATGAAGCCGTTGTTACTGTACGCGATATTCTGAAGAGATTCCATATTAAACCTTATGATGAAATCAACCATAAAGGTGATATCCGTCATATTCTTGTAAGAAGAGGACATTATACTGGAGAATTAATGGTTGTATTAGTTACTCGTACAAGTGATCTTTCCAGAGAAAATGAAATTATTGAAGCGATCAAAGAAAAATTGCCAGAATTAGTGAGTTTAATTCAAAATATTAATCCTGATAAAACAAACGTTATATTGGGAAGAGACCACCGTGTATTATACGGGGAAGATGGCTATCATGATACATTGCTAGGAGATACTTACTTTATATCTCACGAATCTTTCTATCAAATTAATCCCGTTCAAACTCAGATTCTTTATCAGACAGCCATTGACTTTGCAGAACTGACTGGAGAAGAAACAGTGATCGATGCTTATTGTGGTATTGGAACATTAACTTTAGGTTTAGCTAAAAAAGCGAAACATGTTTACGGACTTGAAATCGTTAATACTGCTATCAAAAATGCCAACCGTAATGTTCAAGTAAACGATGTAGAGAATGTTTCCTTCAAAGTCGGTGCTGCTGAAGAGTTGATGGTAGAATGGAATAACCGTAATGACAGCGTAGATGTTCTTGTTGTAGATCCGCCAAGAAAAGGTCTAGCTAAAGAATTTGTGGATGCAGTACTTGTGATGAAACCTAAGAAAATGGTTTATGTCAGTTGTAACCCTGCAACCTTAGCAAGAGACTTAAAACTACTGCATGAAGGTGGATACGAAATCGTACAAGCTCAACCAGTAGATTTATTCCCACAAACGCATCATATAGAGACAGTTGTTCAATTGCGCAGAAAATAA
- a CDS encoding TrkA family potassium uptake protein — MKIIIVGAGRLGSNLALELLNDGEDVTVISDSQEKISKFDRDFSGKIIFGKEFDKDILEEAGIETADSLISCTESDETNALVARIARIHYKVPKVIARLYDKRKVAIYNALGIQVIATTEWGISRTKELLTFNKIDTIMSIGNTPVDIVKVAAPALLNGKTLRDAFPINELKVFAISRNNESFVPSNHTVIEQGDIIYFSVLSKSLGEVSRILDIH; from the coding sequence ATGAAAATTATTATAGTAGGTGCAGGAAGGTTAGGATCTAATTTAGCATTAGAGTTATTGAATGATGGAGAAGATGTAACAGTTATTAGTGATTCACAAGAAAAAATCAGTAAATTCGATAGAGACTTCTCTGGGAAGATTATTTTTGGGAAAGAATTTGATAAAGATATTTTAGAAGAGGCTGGAATTGAAACAGCCGATAGTTTGATTTCCTGTACTGAAAGTGATGAGACGAATGCATTAGTTGCCAGAATTGCACGTATACATTATAAGGTTCCAAAAGTTATTGCGCGACTATATGATAAGCGGAAAGTTGCCATTTACAATGCCCTAGGAATACAGGTCATAGCAACAACAGAATGGGGGATTTCACGAACAAAAGAACTACTGACTTTCAACAAAATAGATACCATAATGAGTATAGGAAATACACCAGTAGATATTGTGAAAGTTGCTGCACCAGCGCTCTTAAATGGAAAAACATTAAGAGATGCTTTTCCTATCAATGAACTGAAAGTATTTGCAATTAGTCGAAATAACGAATCGTTTGTACCTTCAAATCATACAGTTATTGAACAAGGAGATATTATTTATTTTTCGGTACTATCAAAATCACTTGGAGAAGTCAGTAGAATACTTGACATACATTAA
- a CDS encoding TIGR00266 family protein, which produces MEFEIEGKYPALRCTLDRGETIITSSGNMSWMTQGFELETSSRGGLFKGFTRAITGEGMFQNTYRAVNNQQEIVFSASLPGEIVHIEMNGQIIMAQKSAFLASTEHVNFEVALTKKFSAGLMGGEGFVLQKFSGKGDLFLEADGSLIDYQLKHGEALLVDQGHVFMFDESITYSIETVKGLKNMMFGGEGAFLVKLVGPGKVTLQTMPISTLASQIIPYVPSSN; this is translated from the coding sequence ATGGAATTTGAGATTGAAGGAAAATATCCGGCGCTTAGATGTACGCTAGATCGTGGAGAAACGATTATAACAAGTTCAGGCAATATGTCTTGGATGACACAGGGCTTTGAACTCGAAACATCAAGTCGAGGAGGACTTTTTAAAGGATTTACTCGAGCGATAACGGGAGAAGGCATGTTTCAAAATACTTATAGAGCGGTAAATAATCAACAAGAAATTGTTTTTTCGGCATCACTACCTGGAGAAATTGTTCATATTGAAATGAACGGTCAGATTATCATGGCTCAGAAAAGTGCTTTTCTTGCGTCTACTGAACATGTGAATTTTGAAGTAGCATTAACTAAAAAGTTTTCCGCTGGTTTAATGGGTGGAGAAGGATTTGTCCTGCAGAAATTCTCAGGTAAAGGTGATTTGTTTTTAGAGGCGGATGGTTCTCTAATTGACTACCAATTAAAGCATGGGGAAGCTTTGCTAGTTGATCAAGGACATGTATTCATGTTCGATGAAAGTATTACATATTCCATTGAAACAGTAAAAGGATTAAAAAACATGATGTTCGGAGGAGAAGGAGCCTTTCTGGTCAAGCTTGTGGGACCCGGGAAAGTGACCTTACAGACGATGCCCATTAGTACGCTTGCTTCACAAATTATTCCTTATGTTCCTTCTAGTAATTAA
- a CDS encoding diacylglycerol kinase family lipid kinase, which translates to MRKRARIIYNPTSGREQVKRSLPDILKVYEDFGYDTSAYCTTTEPLSAQKEAKRCADEQFDLVIAAGGDGTINEVINGIAVAEKRPKVAIIPAGTTNDYARALHVPRGNLVAAAKVIEKDQSVFMDIGKVSTASEERFFMNIGAAGFLSEVSYEVPANMKSLFGSLAYFAKGAELLPRIGKVPVRVEYDDGVYEGQASMVFVALTNSVGGFEEIAPDKTLGDGKFTLIIVKATNLVEIMRLVTLLMNDGKHINSPNIVYTKTSKVVTETIGDRKLMINIDGEYGGDAPATFINYRQHIEMVGDIDGMKLDIDTRDATMEEKETDFIKQVSELEDQSQ; encoded by the coding sequence ATGAGAAAAAGAGCAAGGATTATCTACAATCCAACATCAGGAAGAGAACAAGTAAAAAGGTCTCTTCCCGATATTCTCAAAGTTTATGAAGATTTTGGTTATGACACAAGTGCTTACTGTACAACTACTGAACCTTTATCTGCTCAGAAAGAGGCCAAACGATGCGCTGACGAACAATTCGATCTTGTGATCGCTGCTGGTGGAGATGGAACAATCAACGAAGTCATTAACGGGATTGCCGTAGCTGAAAAACGCCCTAAAGTTGCCATCATTCCAGCTGGAACGACGAACGACTATGCGAGAGCGCTGCACGTTCCTAGAGGTAATCTAGTAGCTGCTGCAAAAGTGATTGAAAAAGATCAGTCTGTATTTATGGATATTGGTAAAGTAAGTACAGCTTCAGAAGAACGCTTTTTCATGAATATTGGTGCAGCTGGCTTTCTTTCTGAAGTATCTTATGAAGTTCCTGCTAATATGAAATCTTTATTTGGTTCACTGGCCTACTTTGCAAAAGGGGCAGAATTACTTCCTAGAATAGGTAAAGTCCCTGTTCGGGTAGAATATGATGATGGAGTTTACGAAGGACAAGCGTCTATGGTATTTGTTGCTTTGACGAACTCTGTAGGTGGCTTTGAAGAAATCGCTCCTGATAAAACTCTAGGAGACGGTAAATTTACACTGATCATTGTGAAAGCAACGAATCTTGTTGAAATCATGAGACTGGTTACACTGCTAATGAATGATGGAAAACATATTAATAGCCCAAATATTGTGTATACTAAAACAAGTAAAGTTGTCACAGAAACAATCGGTGACCGTAAACTCATGATCAATATTGATGGTGAGTATGGTGGAGATGCACCAGCTACATTTATCAATTACCGACAACATATCGAAATGGTTGGAGATATTGATGGAATGAAATTGGACATTGATACACGAGATGCTACAATGGAAGAGAAGGAAACTGACTTTATCAAACAAGTGTCTGAACTGGAAGATCAAAGTCAGTAA
- the gatB gene encoding Asp-tRNA(Asn)/Glu-tRNA(Gln) amidotransferase subunit GatB: MNLETIIGLEVHVELKTDSKMFSPSPAHFGAEPNTNTNVIDWGYPGVLPVVNERAIEFGMRAALALNCTISQDTKFDRKNYFYPDNPKAYQISQFDRPIGHDGWIDIEVNGKTKRIRIERVHLEEDAGKNTHGTDGYSYVDLNRQGTPLIEIVSEADMRSPEEAYAYLEALKQIVQFTGVSDVKMEEGSMRCDANVSLRPFGQEAFGTKAELKNLNSFNYVRKGLAYEVERQEKVLMAGGELLQETRRYDESTGNTLLMRVKEGSSDYRYFPEPDIPRLIIEDEWVEAVRNSLPEMPKERRARYVRELNIPEYDAEVLTSSKELSDFFDGTLSFDADAKQVSNWLMGEVSAYLNSEKMGIDETALTPKALAEMIHLIADGTISSKIAKKVFRELIVNGSDNVESLVEEKGWAQLSDPSKLLPVINEILDQNEQSIEDYKNGRDRAIGFLVGQIMKQTRGQANPGVVNQLLKEEIEKR; the protein is encoded by the coding sequence ATGAATTTAGAAACAATCATTGGACTGGAAGTACACGTAGAGTTAAAAACAGATTCTAAAATGTTTTCTCCCTCACCGGCGCACTTCGGTGCTGAACCGAATACAAATACGAACGTCATTGACTGGGGCTACCCAGGAGTACTTCCGGTAGTAAATGAACGAGCAATTGAATTTGGAATGCGTGCAGCATTAGCATTGAATTGTACGATTTCACAAGATACAAAGTTCGACCGTAAAAATTACTTTTATCCAGATAATCCAAAGGCTTATCAAATTTCTCAATTCGATCGTCCTATTGGACACGATGGTTGGATTGATATTGAAGTGAACGGAAAAACAAAAAGAATTCGGATCGAACGTGTACACTTGGAAGAAGACGCAGGAAAAAACACGCATGGAACAGATGGGTACTCATACGTTGATTTGAATCGTCAAGGAACTCCATTGATCGAGATTGTTTCAGAAGCTGATATGCGTTCTCCAGAAGAGGCTTACGCTTATCTAGAGGCTTTGAAGCAAATTGTACAATTCACTGGCGTTTCAGATGTTAAAATGGAAGAAGGCTCTATGCGTTGTGATGCCAACGTTTCTTTAAGACCATTTGGACAAGAAGCATTTGGTACAAAAGCGGAACTTAAAAACTTAAACTCTTTTAACTATGTTCGTAAAGGACTAGCTTATGAAGTTGAACGTCAAGAAAAAGTATTGATGGCTGGCGGCGAGTTATTACAAGAAACAAGAAGATATGATGAGTCAACTGGAAATACGCTTTTGATGCGTGTTAAAGAAGGTTCAAGTGATTACCGTTACTTCCCTGAACCAGATATTCCAAGACTGATCATTGAAGATGAATGGGTTGAAGCGGTTCGCAACTCTTTACCAGAGATGCCAAAAGAAAGAAGAGCTCGTTACGTTCGTGAATTAAATATTCCTGAATATGATGCAGAAGTGCTCACTTCTTCAAAAGAACTTTCTGATTTCTTTGATGGTACACTGTCATTTGATGCAGATGCCAAGCAAGTGTCTAACTGGTTAATGGGAGAAGTCTCTGCCTACTTGAATAGTGAAAAAATGGGCATTGATGAAACAGCCTTAACACCGAAAGCGTTGGCTGAAATGATCCATTTAATAGCAGATGGAACAATCTCTTCGAAAATCGCTAAAAAAGTCTTCCGTGAGCTGATTGTTAACGGAAGTGATAACGTAGAGTCATTGGTAGAAGAAAAAGGTTGGGCGCAGTTAAGTGATCCAAGTAAACTACTACCAGTTATCAATGAGATTTTAGATCAAAATGAACAATCGATTGAAGATTATAAGAATGGTAGAGATCGTGCTATCGGATTCCTTGTAGGACAGATCATGAAACAAACACGTGGTCAAGCTAATCCGGGTGTCGTGAACCAACTGCTAAAAGAAGAAATTGAAAAACGATAA
- a CDS encoding exodeoxyribonuclease III, which produces MKLITWNMDSLNATLTSDSARAVLSREVLNTIIEQEPDVIAIQETKLPRTGPSKKHAEILERFFPEYDYVWRISEEPARKSYAGTMFLYKNHLDPIVTYPKIDAPDTMDVEGRMITLEFDTFYITQVYTPNSGSELVRLKERQIWDEKYAKYLASLDEKKPVLATGDFNVAHKEIDLANPNNNRRSAGFTDEEREGFTRLLDKGFTDTFRYVHGDVTGQYSWWNQRVKTSKVNNSGWRIDYWLVSDRVAEKVQKSDIIDSGIRQDHTPLLLEIEID; this is translated from the coding sequence GTGAAATTAATTACATGGAATATGGATTCATTAAATGCGACGCTGACAAGTGATTCAGCAAGAGCTGTATTATCAAGAGAAGTATTAAATACGATAATAGAACAGGAACCTGATGTTATCGCTATACAGGAAACGAAATTACCAAGAACAGGACCGTCTAAAAAACATGCAGAAATATTAGAGAGATTTTTCCCGGAGTATGACTATGTCTGGCGCATTTCCGAAGAACCTGCGAGAAAAAGTTATGCTGGAACCATGTTTTTATACAAAAACCACTTAGATCCTATTGTAACGTATCCTAAAATTGATGCACCGGATACAATGGACGTAGAAGGTCGGATGATTACTTTAGAATTTGATACATTTTATATTACTCAAGTTTATACCCCCAATTCTGGCTCGGAACTAGTCCGCTTAAAAGAGCGCCAAATTTGGGACGAAAAGTATGCAAAATACTTAGCTAGTTTGGATGAAAAAAAACCAGTCCTTGCTACAGGAGACTTCAATGTGGCACATAAAGAAATTGATTTGGCGAATCCAAACAATAATCGTCGGTCAGCCGGATTTACGGATGAGGAGCGAGAAGGTTTCACAAGACTTTTAGATAAAGGATTCACAGACACCTTCCGCTATGTACATGGGGATGTAACTGGACAATACTCGTGGTGGAATCAGCGTGTGAAGACAAGTAAAGTGAATAACTCCGGCTGGAGAATTGACTACTGGTTGGTTAGTGATAGAGTAGCTGAAAAAGTTCAGAAATCTGATATCATCGACTCAGGAATACGTCAAGATCACACACCACTGTTACTTGAAATAGAGATAGATTAA
- the gatA gene encoding Asp-tRNA(Asn)/Glu-tRNA(Gln) amidotransferase subunit GatA, producing the protein MMTILDHTLEELHELLVKGELTSLQIMEAVYDRIEETEANVGAFLALSKTEALAKARAMDEAGIDPNNILSGLPIGIKDNIVTKGVTTTAASKMLEDFVPVYDATVVEKLNDCGMISVGKLNMDEFAMGGSTENSAFKVTANPWDLSKVPGGSSGGSAAAVAAGQVPVSLGSDTGGSIREPAAFTGIVGMKPTYGRVSRYGLIAFGSSLDQIGPFTRTVKDNALVLNAISGYDQRDSTSYDGETPDFTQGIDQGVKGMRIGVPKEYFNEEAKEKGVIESVRAALKTYEELGAELVEVSLPHSKYGIPAYYIIASSEASSNLQRFDGIRYGYRAENVQNLEELYVRSRSEGFGLEVKRRIMLGTFSLSAGFYDAHFKKAAQARTLIRQDFEKVFEEVDFLVAPTTTTTAFNIGGQIEDPLAMYMADILTVPVNLAGVPSVSIPCGFSNEMPVGMQLIGKHFDEQTLYRAAYAFEQSTDFHKQKPLFKGGK; encoded by the coding sequence ATAATGACGATATTAGATCATACGTTAGAGGAATTACATGAACTGCTCGTCAAAGGTGAATTAACATCGCTCCAGATCATGGAGGCTGTATACGATAGAATTGAAGAAACAGAAGCAAACGTAGGTGCTTTTCTTGCGTTAAGTAAAACAGAGGCTTTAGCAAAAGCACGTGCTATGGATGAAGCCGGAATCGATCCGAACAATATTTTGAGTGGTTTACCCATTGGAATCAAAGACAACATCGTAACGAAAGGTGTAACTACAACAGCAGCTTCTAAAATGTTAGAAGACTTTGTGCCTGTATATGATGCAACAGTCGTTGAGAAGTTAAACGACTGCGGTATGATATCAGTTGGTAAGCTAAATATGGATGAGTTTGCCATGGGTGGATCTACAGAAAACTCTGCATTTAAAGTTACAGCTAATCCATGGGATCTTTCGAAAGTGCCAGGAGGATCTTCTGGTGGTTCAGCTGCAGCAGTGGCAGCCGGTCAAGTACCTGTTTCACTAGGTTCAGATACTGGTGGTTCCATTAGAGAACCAGCTGCATTTACAGGAATAGTAGGAATGAAGCCTACATACGGACGCGTTTCACGTTACGGTTTGATTGCTTTTGGATCAAGTCTTGATCAAATTGGACCATTTACTAGAACCGTTAAAGACAATGCGCTTGTGTTGAATGCCATTAGTGGATACGATCAACGTGATTCTACTTCTTATGATGGAGAAACACCTGATTTCACTCAAGGAATCGATCAAGGTGTTAAAGGTATGCGGATTGGTGTTCCTAAAGAATACTTTAACGAAGAAGCAAAAGAAAAAGGCGTGATCGAATCTGTTCGTGCTGCGCTTAAAACGTATGAAGAACTCGGTGCTGAACTTGTTGAAGTGAGCTTGCCGCATTCAAAATACGGGATACCAGCTTATTACATTATTGCTTCTTCAGAAGCATCAAGTAACTTACAACGATTTGATGGGATTCGATATGGATATCGTGCAGAAAATGTTCAAAATCTTGAAGAACTTTATGTAAGATCTCGTTCAGAAGGTTTCGGATTAGAAGTTAAACGAAGAATCATGTTAGGTACATTTTCATTAAGTGCCGGTTTCTACGATGCCCATTTCAAAAAAGCAGCGCAAGCTAGAACGCTGATCCGTCAAGATTTTGAAAAAGTGTTTGAAGAAGTTGATTTCCTAGTAGCACCGACTACTACAACGACTGCTTTCAATATTGGTGGTCAAATCGAAGATCCTTTAGCAATGTATATGGCTGATATACTGACGGTTCCAGTTAACTTGGCAGGCGTACCATCAGTTTCAATCCCTTGTGGGTTTTCTAATGAAATGCCAGTTGGAATGCAACTGATCGGAAAACATTTTGATGAACAAACACTTTATAGAGCGGCTTATGCTTTTGAACAATCAACTGATTTTCATAAGCAAAAACCACTTTTCAAGGGAGGAAAATAA
- a CDS encoding cation-transporting P-type ATPase — protein MNNAKNSDQSTLASLQSDDVFEALDTRKGGLSAEEIQEKREMFGFNKIDEPEGESVFIQFIRHFISLMAVLLWVGGTVAFFFTDTPQLGIAIWLVNVINGLFSFFQESKASKATDALKKMLSSYARVVRNNSEQQILTEELVPGDVLMVEEGDKIAADARLISSNDLQVNQSALTGESNPVRRNELPISPEDLSSFEYKNMIFAGTTVSSGSGTAVVTKTAMNTEFGKIAKLTQSLGDEKSPLQKDLDKLTKQISIIAISVGVLFFLAAILFVEQPVAQAFVFSLGMIVAFIPEGLLPTVTLSLAMAVQRMAKEHALVKKLSSVEALGSTSVICSDKTGTLTQNEMTVNHVWLPTQEFEVTGLGYAPEGEIQADGTSIDANNHADLKLILSAAALCSNARILPPNEENPRYTVLGDPTEACLGVAAEKAGLVPEAIESQAMRLRELPFDSTRKRMSTIHQLTKPLDGAKKIAYAKGAPKETVDLCTTIRVDGKVIPLDEEQRISIMEANDQYARQGLRVLAIAYRDLSKAENLPRAMSEYTPELIEQDMVFIGLVVMADPPREEVAAAVEKCREADIRIIMITGDYGLTAESIAKRIGIVKGEHPRVITGTELEKMTDESLKEALSDEVIFARVAPDQKYRVVVNLQELGNVVAVTGDGVNDAPALKKADIGVAMGITGTDVAKESADMILTDDNFSSIVRAVEEGRAVYDNIQKFLLYIFNSNMSEAVPSAAFLLSRGMIPLPLTIMQILAIDLGTDLIPALGLGTELPEPTVMQRPPRPKHATLLNRKILIKAFLWYGIIASAIAMGAYFYVNLIHGNAFANLADSGLIYRQATTMTLGAIIFCQIGAAFNSRTETQSVFSIGLFSNKLINNGIIFEVFLLIILAYVPLFHGLFNTAPLAMLDWIFLILCPIPVVGLEEARKYYIRHKNKKEAA, from the coding sequence ATGAATAATGCTAAAAATAGTGATCAAAGTACATTAGCGTCATTACAATCGGATGATGTTTTTGAAGCTTTAGATACCCGAAAAGGAGGATTGAGTGCAGAAGAGATTCAAGAAAAACGAGAAATGTTTGGATTCAACAAGATAGACGAACCAGAAGGAGAATCCGTCTTCATTCAATTCATCAGACATTTTATTAGTTTAATGGCTGTTTTACTATGGGTAGGTGGTACAGTAGCCTTCTTTTTCACTGATACTCCGCAACTTGGAATCGCTATTTGGTTAGTCAATGTCATTAATGGGTTATTCAGTTTTTTCCAAGAAAGTAAAGCTAGTAAAGCAACAGATGCCCTCAAAAAAATGTTATCTTCTTATGCACGAGTCGTTAGAAACAATAGTGAACAGCAAATTCTAACTGAAGAATTAGTTCCTGGAGATGTCTTGATGGTAGAAGAAGGAGACAAAATAGCTGCAGACGCTAGATTGATTTCTTCCAACGACTTGCAAGTCAACCAGTCCGCACTTACGGGAGAGTCTAACCCCGTTAGGCGAAACGAACTGCCTATTAGTCCGGAAGATTTATCTAGTTTCGAATACAAAAATATGATTTTTGCAGGAACGACTGTCTCCAGTGGTAGTGGTACAGCAGTGGTTACCAAAACAGCTATGAATACAGAATTTGGTAAAATTGCCAAATTAACACAAAGTCTTGGAGATGAAAAAAGTCCTTTACAAAAAGATTTAGATAAATTAACCAAACAGATTTCTATTATTGCCATTTCAGTTGGAGTTTTATTTTTCCTAGCAGCTATTTTATTCGTTGAACAACCGGTTGCTCAAGCATTTGTTTTCTCGCTAGGGATGATCGTAGCCTTCATACCAGAAGGATTACTTCCAACAGTTACGCTATCTTTAGCTATGGCGGTACAGCGAATGGCGAAGGAACATGCATTGGTTAAAAAACTTTCTTCCGTTGAAGCACTAGGATCTACATCTGTCATTTGTTCAGACAAAACAGGTACGTTGACTCAAAATGAAATGACAGTCAATCATGTATGGTTGCCTACTCAAGAATTCGAAGTGACTGGACTAGGATATGCTCCCGAAGGCGAAATCCAGGCAGATGGAACAAGCATTGATGCTAATAACCATGCAGATCTGAAGTTGATTCTGTCCGCTGCTGCGTTATGTAGTAATGCTAGAATCTTACCTCCAAATGAAGAAAATCCGAGATATACAGTATTAGGAGATCCTACAGAGGCATGCTTAGGGGTAGCTGCAGAAAAAGCTGGATTAGTCCCTGAAGCAATTGAAAGCCAAGCGATGAGATTGCGAGAGTTGCCATTTGATTCAACAAGAAAAAGAATGTCAACGATTCACCAATTGACAAAACCATTAGATGGGGCTAAAAAAATTGCTTATGCTAAAGGTGCGCCTAAAGAAACAGTTGATTTGTGTACAACTATTCGTGTTGATGGGAAAGTTATTCCACTTGATGAAGAACAGAGAATCAGTATTATGGAAGCAAATGACCAATATGCTAGACAAGGTTTGCGGGTATTAGCTATTGCTTATCGCGATCTATCCAAAGCTGAAAATCTTCCTAGAGCAATGAGTGAATATACACCAGAACTTATTGAACAAGATATGGTATTTATCGGGCTTGTCGTCATGGCAGACCCTCCCAGAGAAGAAGTAGCGGCTGCGGTAGAAAAATGTCGTGAAGCCGATATTCGAATCATCATGATCACAGGGGATTATGGCCTGACTGCTGAAAGTATTGCAAAACGTATTGGTATTGTAAAAGGAGAACATCCACGGGTCATTACAGGAACTGAACTTGAGAAAATGACAGATGAATCATTGAAGGAAGCATTATCCGATGAAGTGATTTTTGCGCGTGTTGCACCGGATCAGAAATATCGTGTCGTAGTCAATCTTCAAGAGTTAGGAAACGTTGTAGCTGTTACAGGAGATGGTGTAAACGATGCACCTGCACTTAAAAAAGCAGATATTGGTGTGGCCATGGGAATTACTGGAACAGATGTAGCGAAAGAATCTGCGGATATGATTTTAACAGATGATAATTTTTCATCAATCGTGCGAGCAGTAGAAGAGGGTAGAGCGGTCTACGACAATATTCAAAAATTTTTACTTTATATCTTCAATAGTAATATGTCTGAAGCTGTTCCATCAGCAGCGTTTCTACTATCTAGAGGAATGATTCCTTTACCGTTAACGATCATGCAAATTCTTGCGATCGATTTAGGAACGGATTTAATCCCTGCTTTAGGATTAGGAACAGAATTGCCAGAACCAACAGTCATGCAAAGACCACCTCGTCCAAAACATGCAACACTATTAAATCGTAAAATTTTAATCAAAGCATTTTTATGGTATGGCATTATCGCTTCTGCTATTGCGATGGGTGCATATTTCTATGTAAACCTTATTCACGGAAATGCCTTTGCTAACTTAGCAGATTCAGGATTGATCTACCGTCAAGCAACTACGATGACTCTTGGAGCGATTATTTTTTGTCAAATAGGCGCAGCATTTAATAGTAGAACTGAAACGCAATCTGTGTTTTCCATAGGATTGTTCAGCAATAAGTTAATCAATAACGGGATTATTTTTGAAGTCTTTTTACTGATTATCTTGGCTTATGTTCCTTTATTCCACGGTCTATTTAATACAGCACCATTAGCTATGCTTGACTGGATATTTTTGATTTTATGCCCAATTCCAGTAGTTGGCCTAGAAGAAGCGCGTAAATATTATATAAGACATAAAAATAAAAAGGAGGCGGCATAA